A part of Arachis hypogaea cultivar Tifrunner chromosome 12, arahy.Tifrunner.gnm2.J5K5, whole genome shotgun sequence genomic DNA contains:
- the LOC112727321 gene encoding uncharacterized protein produces the protein MLVPHPRNSRVSIAPFFFFFIFHTFFTGSILCAEVSLSSIEIFKTHEWLKVTPTVYFLCKGENKTVFPDVKKAHVFYDFNGQESWQPLTNFSSKKCKRCGFYEEDSIKSDDVFDEWEFCPSDFTASNGEYIRFKEKEFNATFLCSECLSIPGVASLSGEHGRKAMHVAVVVLLCGLVSAILAVGVVIAYKFWQKKRREQDQARFLKLFEDGDDIEDELGLGTVI, from the exons ATGTTGGTTCCTCATCCCCGCAATTCTAGGGTTTCCATtgcccctttcttcttcttcttcatattcCACACCTTCTTCACTG GGTCAATTTTATGTGCAGAAGTGTCGCTGAGTTCAATTGAGATATTTAAGACTCACGAGTGGCTGAAAGTGACTCCAACTGTTTATTTCTTGTGCAAAGGGGAGAACAAAACGGTGTTTCCAGATGTGAAAAAAGCCCACGTCTTCTATGATTTTAATGGTCAAGAATCTTGGCAg CCTTTGACCAACTTTTCAAGTAAAAAATGCAAGAGGTGTGGATTCTATGAAGAAGACAGCATTAAATCTGACGATGTGTTTGATGAATGGGAGTTTTGTCCTTCAGATTTTACTGCATCTAATGGTGAATATATCCGATTCAAGGAAAAGGAATTCAATGCTACTTTCCTATGCTCAGAGTGCTTATCTATACCTGGTG TTGCTAGCTTGTCTGGTGAGCATGGTAGGAAAGCAATGCATGTAGCAGTTGTAGTTTTGCTATGTGGCTTAGTCTCAGCTATATTGGCTGTTGGAGTGGTTATCGCGTATAAGTTCTGGCAAAAGAAAAGGAGGGAGCAGGATCAGGCGCGGTTCCTAAAGTTATTTGAAGATGGAGATGACATTGAGGATGAGCTGGGCCTTGGTACTGTGATATGA